A stretch of the Clostridium fungisolvens genome encodes the following:
- the cbiB gene encoding adenosylcobinamide-phosphate synthase CbiB, with protein sequence MISICIALIVDFILGDPYWFPHPVRFIGKYIKLVQNLVKKMELKNTALKAAGIILTITTVCLCFGITYFILAISKSISIYLYIIVNIFIMWTTIAAKCLASEGLKIYKILKQGNIVEARKQLSYIVGRDTENLDEKQIAKAVIETISENCSDGIIAPLFYMFIGGAPLAMAYKAVNTLDSMVGYKEGMFLNFGWASAKFDDIVNFIPARITGIMMVIAAFILRYDYKNSATIFAKDRKKHSSPNSAHPEAAVAGALGIELGGTNYYFGKPVEKPTIGFNKRDLQVDYIKDSIKLMYGSYILSTTSFFIIKGVIISGISWW encoded by the coding sequence ATGATAAGTATATGTATAGCATTAATAGTTGATTTTATTTTAGGAGATCCATACTGGTTTCCGCACCCAGTTAGATTTATAGGAAAATACATAAAACTGGTTCAAAATTTAGTAAAGAAGATGGAACTAAAGAATACAGCTTTAAAGGCAGCTGGTATTATTTTAACCATAACAACAGTATGCTTATGCTTTGGCATAACCTATTTTATACTTGCAATAAGTAAGAGTATTTCAATCTATTTATATATAATAGTCAATATTTTTATAATGTGGACAACTATAGCAGCAAAATGTTTGGCAAGTGAAGGGCTTAAAATATATAAGATACTAAAGCAAGGAAATATAGTTGAAGCAAGAAAACAACTTTCTTATATAGTTGGAAGAGATACGGAAAATCTAGATGAGAAACAGATTGCAAAAGCAGTTATAGAGACAATATCAGAAAACTGTTCGGATGGTATAATAGCTCCTTTATTTTATATGTTTATAGGGGGAGCACCTTTAGCTATGGCCTATAAGGCTGTAAATACATTGGATTCAATGGTTGGATATAAAGAAGGAATGTTTTTAAACTTTGGATGGGCATCTGCTAAATTTGATGATATTGTGAATTTTATACCGGCTAGAATTACAGGAATAATGATGGTGATTGCTGCATTTATATTAAGATATGATTATAAAAATAGTGCTACTATTTTTGCGAAAGATAGAAAAAAACACTCAAGTCCCAATTCTGCTCATCCAGAAGCAGCTGTAGCTGGAGCTTTAGGAATTGAACTAGGCGGTACTAACTATTATTTTGGCAAACCAGTGGAGAAGCCTACTATTGGTTTCAATAAAAGGGACTTACAAGTTGATTATATAAAAGATTCAATTAAACTAATGTATGGGTCTTATATATTATCAACTACATCGTTTTTTATAATAAAAGGAGTGATTATAAGTGGAATATCATGGTGGTAA
- a CDS encoding DEAD/DEAH box helicase: MVSSFEKLSLPVTLIEGLAKSQISTPTEIQEKVIPIALENKDIIGKSQTGSGKTLAYLLPIFNKVDSSKKEMQAIILAPTHELVMQIDREIKLLATNSTLPVNSTSIIGEVNIKRQIENLKAKPHIVVGTPGRVLELIKLKKISAHTVKTIVIDEGDRLLNDNNIAAVKDIIKSTLRDRQIMIFSATITPESEKAAKEIMKDPILIKLDEDNSVSSTIDHLFVVTERRDKMEVLRKLIHASGTKKAIVFINKSEETEDTTLKLQYHKVKAYGIYGTSTKEDRKKALEGFRNGKYQVLVASDIAARGLDVKAVTHIFNLDLPEDPKEYLHRVGRTGRAGQSGTAISIVTDREIPTIHKFENTFNIKMTQKDIYKGEILELDEAKELKHDNYQSNPNKKKKTITKNLGQKKK; the protein is encoded by the coding sequence ATTGTGAGCTCATTCGAAAAACTATCACTTCCTGTAACTCTTATCGAGGGTTTAGCGAAGTCACAAATATCAACCCCTACTGAAATTCAAGAAAAGGTTATTCCTATTGCGCTAGAAAACAAAGATATTATAGGAAAATCTCAGACCGGAAGTGGAAAAACCTTAGCCTACTTACTACCTATCTTCAACAAAGTAGATTCTTCAAAAAAAGAAATGCAGGCAATTATATTAGCCCCTACTCATGAATTAGTAATGCAGATAGATAGAGAAATAAAACTTCTAGCTACAAATTCTACTTTGCCAGTAAACTCAACTTCCATAATTGGTGAAGTTAATATAAAAAGACAGATAGAAAACTTAAAGGCGAAACCACACATAGTTGTAGGTACTCCTGGAAGAGTATTGGAACTAATTAAGTTAAAAAAAATAAGTGCTCATACAGTTAAGACCATCGTTATAGATGAAGGCGACAGATTATTAAATGATAACAATATTGCTGCAGTAAAAGATATAATTAAGTCCACACTTAGAGATAGACAAATAATGATTTTCTCTGCCACCATTACTCCAGAAAGTGAAAAGGCAGCAAAAGAAATAATGAAGGACCCTATACTAATTAAGCTAGATGAGGATAATAGCGTAAGTTCAACTATAGATCATCTATTTGTTGTAACTGAGCGCAGAGACAAAATGGAAGTACTTAGAAAGTTAATCCACGCCTCCGGTACCAAAAAAGCAATTGTCTTTATAAATAAAAGTGAAGAAACAGAAGACACTACACTAAAGCTTCAGTACCACAAGGTAAAAGCTTATGGAATATACGGAACTAGTACTAAGGAAGATAGAAAGAAGGCTTTAGAAGGCTTTAGAAATGGAAAATATCAAGTATTAGTAGCCTCAGATATTGCTGCTAGAGGACTTGATGTAAAGGCAGTTACTCATATATTTAATTTAGACCTTCCTGAGGATCCTAAAGAGTATTTGCATAGAGTTGGTAGAACTGGCAGAGCTGGTCAAAGTGGAACAGCTATATCAATAGTTACTGATAGAGAAATACCAACAATACATAAATTCGAAAATACCTTCAATATCAAAATGACACAAAAGGATATCTATAAGGGAGAAATATTAGAATTAGACGAAGCAAAAGAACTTAAGCATGATAATTATCAATCTAATCCTAATAAAAAGAAGAAAACTATAACTAAGAATCTAGGCCAAAAGAAAAAGTAA
- a CDS encoding chemotaxis protein CheX translates to MKVEYINPIVEASKNVINQITGFNPSLGQIYKKTIPYSVDSVVVLIGLTGQIQGSVNVSLNKSLALKIVSAMMGGMEVKELDEIAKSAISELCNMMLGNAATIFYSNNISIDITPPIIMTGTNIEVSQANSVVISIPLNFENGDKLELDISYKEK, encoded by the coding sequence ATGAAAGTAGAATATATTAATCCTATCGTAGAAGCGAGTAAGAATGTTATAAATCAAATTACTGGATTTAATCCTAGTTTAGGTCAAATCTACAAAAAGACCATTCCATATTCAGTTGATTCTGTTGTGGTACTAATAGGATTAACAGGACAGATACAAGGAAGTGTTAACGTTTCTCTAAATAAAAGTTTAGCGTTGAAAATTGTATCTGCTATGATGGGTGGTATGGAAGTAAAGGAATTAGATGAGATAGCAAAAAGTGCTATATCTGAGTTGTGTAATATGATGCTAGGTAACGCAGCGACAATATTCTACTCAAACAATATAAGCATTGATATAACTCCTCCTATCATAATGACAGGTACAAATATAGAAGTTAGTCAGGCGAATTCAGTTGTAATAAGTATTCCATTAAACTTTGAAAATGGAGATAAGTTAGAACTAGATATCTCTTATAAGGAAAAGTAA
- the infC gene encoding translation initiation factor IF-3 codes for MLIILEVLYINKNLDLNENIRSKEIRLSGENSQIMKTEDALRLAREQNLDLVMISPTAVPPVCRIMDYSKHLYEQSKKQKEAKKNQKVVELKEVRLSPTIEEHDIDIKCNNAKKFLSSGNKVKVSVRFRGRQNNATGTGSKILEIFINKIGDLGVIEKSAQFEGRNMFIIIAPKTSK; via the coding sequence ATGCTTATTATTTTGGAGGTGTTGTATATTAATAAAAATTTAGATTTAAATGAAAATATAAGAAGTAAGGAAATAAGATTGTCTGGTGAGAATAGTCAGATTATGAAAACCGAAGACGCTTTAAGATTAGCAAGAGAGCAAAATCTTGATTTGGTTATGATTTCTCCCACTGCTGTTCCACCTGTATGCAGAATAATGGATTACAGCAAGCATTTATATGAGCAATCAAAGAAACAAAAAGAAGCTAAAAAGAATCAGAAAGTAGTAGAACTTAAAGAAGTAAGATTAAGTCCTACTATCGAAGAGCATGACATAGATATAAAATGTAATAATGCTAAAAAGTTTTTATCTAGTGGAAACAAAGTAAAAGTATCAGTTAGATTTAGAGGAAGACAAAATAATGCTACTGGCACCGGCTCTAAGATTCTTGAAATTTTTATTAACAAGATTGGAGATTTGGGTGTAATAGAAAAATCCGCTCAATTCGAAGGCAGAAATATGTTCATAATTATTGCACCAAAAACAAGTAAATAA
- a CDS encoding PFL family protein: MINTQNILETINMIEKEKLDIRTITMGISLLDCCHSDGKISRQLIYDKITKRAENLVKVGNQLEAEFGIPIINKRIAVTPISLVAQSSSDTNYVEYAKILDKAAKEVGVNFIGGFSALVQKGYSKGDRILIDSIPEALAVTDKVCASINVGCTKSGINMDAVAHMGEIIKQAAYLTRDRDSIGCAKLVVFANAVDDNPFMAGAYHGVGEAEAIINLGISGPGVVKAALESVRGESFDVMAETIKKTAFKITRAGQLIAHEASRRLDTPFGIIDLSLAPTPAVGDSVARILEEMGLESCGCHGTTAALAMLNDAVKKGGVMASYHVGGLSGAFIPISEDEGMIAAVKNGSLSIDKLEAMTCVCSVGLDMVAIPGDTPASTISGIIADEAAIGVINNKTTGVRIIPVYGKTLGDEVEFGGLLGTAPIMAVSKYSSEAFIKRGGRMPAPIHSFKN; the protein is encoded by the coding sequence TTGATAAATACTCAAAACATACTTGAAACCATAAACATGATTGAAAAAGAAAAACTTGATATCAGAACTATAACTATGGGGATTTCTCTTCTAGATTGTTGTCATAGCGATGGAAAGATATCAAGACAACTTATATATGATAAAATCACTAAGAGAGCTGAAAATCTCGTTAAAGTAGGAAATCAGCTTGAGGCTGAGTTCGGTATTCCTATTATAAATAAGAGAATAGCAGTTACACCTATTTCATTGGTGGCTCAAAGTTCTAGCGATACTAACTATGTTGAATATGCTAAAATTCTTGATAAAGCTGCAAAAGAAGTTGGAGTAAACTTTATCGGTGGTTTTTCTGCTCTAGTTCAAAAAGGTTATTCTAAGGGTGATAGAATACTAATTGATTCTATACCAGAAGCTCTAGCAGTTACTGATAAAGTGTGCGCTTCTATAAATGTTGGCTGTACTAAATCAGGAATAAATATGGATGCAGTTGCACACATGGGAGAAATAATAAAGCAAGCTGCTTATTTAACTAGAGATAGGGATTCTATTGGCTGTGCTAAACTAGTTGTATTTGCAAATGCAGTTGATGACAATCCATTTATGGCAGGAGCATATCACGGTGTAGGCGAAGCAGAAGCAATAATAAATTTAGGTATCAGTGGTCCTGGAGTTGTTAAAGCAGCTTTAGAATCAGTTAGAGGTGAATCCTTCGATGTTATGGCAGAAACAATTAAGAAAACTGCTTTTAAAATAACAAGAGCTGGTCAGCTTATAGCTCACGAAGCTTCAAGAAGATTAGATACTCCTTTTGGTATAATCGACTTATCTTTAGCTCCTACTCCAGCTGTTGGTGATTCAGTTGCAAGAATACTAGAAGAGATGGGATTAGAGAGCTGTGGTTGTCATGGAACAACTGCTGCATTAGCAATGCTAAATGATGCTGTTAAAAAAGGTGGCGTAATGGCTTCTTATCATGTTGGAGGATTAAGTGGCGCTTTCATTCCTATAAGCGAAGATGAAGGTATGATAGCAGCAGTAAAAAATGGTTCCTTAAGCATAGACAAATTAGAAGCAATGACTTGTGTATGTTCAGTTGGTCTTGACATGGTTGCTATACCAGGCGACACTCCTGCTTCTACGATTTCAGGTATAATAGCAGATGAAGCTGCTATAGGAGTTATAAATAACAAGACTACTGGAGTAAGAATTATCCCTGTATATGGAAAAACCTTAGGTGATGAAGTTGAATTTGGAGGACTTCTAGGAACTGCTCCAATTATGGCTGTAAGCAAATATTCTTCTGAAGCTTTTATAAAAAGAGGCGGTAGAATGCCTGCACCTATCCATAGCTTCAAGAACTAA
- a CDS encoding response regulator, producing the protein MAKTKIVIVDDSPFSIAIIRDILVDSGFEVVGEAGSLEETIEVVSRVKPDLVTMDMTIPGTDGLECTRAIHQIDANIKVIVISSMMDEEIVRKARKAKVSGYIQKPADPEEVTLLINRIMASEDLYGELLNLYYPCYKEAFMDTFNKVAKTIPDFKKEYNENIGQISKGVSVVIGIIGKYSGRIIFDMSYETAENIAKTVLKREPKSLEEVINMMSELNNIISGQGCSMINRKNKLFGLRVAPPAIFHGESINISKSELDTVTSSMVDTVFGEIYMSVGFKKEDGEWMSNI; encoded by the coding sequence ATGGCAAAAACAAAAATTGTTATAGTTGACGATTCACCATTTTCTATTGCTATTATTAGAGATATACTTGTCGATAGTGGTTTTGAAGTTGTTGGAGAGGCTGGTTCACTAGAGGAAACTATTGAAGTAGTTAGTAGGGTTAAACCTGACCTTGTTACAATGGATATGACTATTCCTGGAACAGATGGATTAGAGTGTACTAGAGCTATTCATCAAATTGATGCTAATATAAAAGTTATTGTAATAAGCTCTATGATGGATGAGGAAATTGTAAGAAAAGCAAGGAAAGCTAAAGTATCAGGTTACATTCAAAAACCTGCAGATCCAGAAGAAGTTACTTTACTTATTAATAGAATAATGGCCAGTGAAGACCTTTATGGTGAACTGTTGAATTTATACTATCCTTGCTACAAAGAAGCATTTATGGATACCTTTAACAAAGTTGCAAAAACTATTCCTGATTTTAAAAAAGAATATAATGAAAATATTGGGCAGATATCCAAAGGCGTTTCTGTCGTAATTGGAATAATTGGTAAATACTCTGGAAGAATAATATTTGATATGTCCTATGAAACAGCAGAAAATATTGCTAAAACAGTTTTAAAGAGAGAACCCAAAAGTTTAGAAGAAGTAATAAATATGATGAGCGAGTTAAATAATATAATATCTGGACAAGGCTGCTCTATGATCAATAGAAAAAATAAGCTGTTTGGGCTGAGAGTAGCACCACCAGCAATATTTCATGGTGAATCGATAAATATATCTAAATCAGAACTTGATACAGTTACATCGTCTATGGTAGATACTGTATTTGGAGAGATTTATATGAGTGTTGGTTTTAAAAAGGAGGATGGAGAATGGATGTCAAATATATAA
- a CDS encoding chemotaxis protein CheX: MDVKYINPFLDAFSNVFPQLGINDIRKGSVRVKEASVESPGVIIILGIIGDAKGNVIYTTTIEAAKNIAQIMMMGMPVPELNEMAQSAISELTNMLTANACMSFEREGINIDISTPTLMYGKFTAKASSNKVLCIEMFVNNMPFEVNISLDKLL; encoded by the coding sequence ATGGATGTCAAATATATAAATCCTTTTCTTGATGCATTTTCTAACGTATTTCCTCAATTGGGAATTAATGATATAAGGAAAGGCTCTGTAAGAGTAAAAGAAGCTTCTGTAGAAAGTCCAGGGGTAATAATTATTTTAGGTATAATAGGAGATGCTAAAGGCAATGTTATATATACTACTACGATAGAGGCAGCAAAAAACATTGCACAGATTATGATGATGGGAATGCCTGTGCCAGAACTAAATGAGATGGCACAAAGCGCTATATCAGAGCTTACCAATATGCTTACAGCTAATGCATGTATGAGCTTTGAACGTGAAGGGATTAATATCGATATATCAACTCCTACATTAATGTATGGAAAGTTCACAGCTAAAGCAAGTTCTAATAAAGTGCTATGTATTGAAATGTTTGTTAACAATATGCCTTTTGAAGTAAATATATCGCTAGATAAATTATTATAA
- a CDS encoding pyridoxal phosphate-dependent aminotransferase, giving the protein MEYHGGNIYEHNKAIIDFSSNINPLGVPQCFKGALLKGIADFSVYPDREYKKLRQNIARYIGNISIENIIPGNGAVDIIYRALEAIEYKSLYISTPTFSEYKRAGEKVKMAVKEINLYEQEYEKIDLGGLIENIKEQSVVLLCNPNNPTGTLIEKTEFLELLKNLQKTKSFLIIDEAFIEFAPKFKDASMVEFISQYDNLLIIRAATKFFGMPGIRLGYGITSNIGLINSIERNMEPWSVNTAAEIAASCIFDDHEYIKATLDWIGSERRYLYQKLSELNGLKVYSSSSNFLFLKLLDEKMDAYGLQEKLLEYNILIRLPKGFSGVSRYNFRIAIKDRKNNDILISSLKEVIETDNI; this is encoded by the coding sequence GTGGAATATCATGGTGGTAATATATATGAACATAATAAAGCTATAATTGATTTTAGTAGCAATATAAATCCTTTAGGTGTGCCACAGTGTTTTAAAGGTGCATTGCTTAAAGGTATTGCGGACTTCTCAGTTTATCCAGATAGAGAGTATAAAAAGTTAAGACAAAATATTGCAAGGTATATTGGTAATATATCTATTGAGAATATAATTCCAGGTAATGGTGCAGTAGATATAATTTATAGGGCATTGGAAGCTATTGAGTACAAGAGTCTATATATATCAACACCAACCTTTTCTGAATATAAGAGAGCAGGGGAAAAGGTAAAAATGGCAGTGAAAGAAATCAATTTATATGAACAGGAGTATGAGAAGATTGACTTAGGAGGCTTAATAGAAAATATTAAGGAACAATCTGTTGTTTTACTATGCAACCCTAATAATCCAACTGGTACTTTAATAGAGAAAACAGAGTTTTTGGAACTACTTAAAAATCTTCAAAAAACTAAGTCGTTTCTTATAATAGATGAAGCTTTTATAGAGTTTGCACCGAAGTTTAAAGATGCATCTATGGTTGAATTTATAAGTCAATATGATAATTTGCTTATTATAAGAGCTGCAACAAAGTTTTTTGGAATGCCAGGCATTAGACTTGGATATGGGATAACAAGCAATATTGGGCTCATAAATAGCATTGAAAGAAATATGGAACCGTGGAGCGTGAATACAGCTGCAGAAATAGCTGCTAGTTGCATTTTTGATGATCATGAATATATAAAAGCTACATTGGATTGGATTGGCTCAGAAAGACGTTATTTATATCAAAAGCTTAGTGAACTTAATGGTTTGAAGGTTTATAGTTCAAGTTCAAATTTTCTGTTTTTAAAGCTTTTAGATGAAAAAATGGATGCTTATGGGTTACAAGAAAAGCTCCTTGAATATAATATTTTGATAAGACTCCCAAAAGGCTTTAGTGGAGTTAGTAGATATAACTTTAGAATCGCTATAAAAGATAGAAAAAATAATGATATTTTAATTAGTTCATTAAAAGAAGTAATAGAAACAGATAACATTTAA
- a CDS encoding nitroreductase family protein encodes MSEAIKVLLNRRSTRVFKDEQIKDEELETILEAGKFAPSAINQQSWHFTVIQNKEVIDLLAETFREVLLNSNQEAMVKRAQSANFKPYYNAPTLIIVSGDKNAVAPKADCGAATENLLIAAEAIGIGSCWLGSSDYIFNSPKAAELKEKLGIPETHEPLYSAIFGYKANDNAKAAPRKENTVNYIR; translated from the coding sequence ATGAGTGAGGCAATAAAAGTTTTATTAAACAGAAGAAGTACAAGAGTTTTTAAAGATGAGCAAATCAAAGATGAAGAGTTAGAGACAATATTAGAAGCAGGAAAATTCGCGCCAAGCGCTATAAACCAACAATCATGGCACTTTACTGTAATTCAAAATAAGGAAGTTATAGACTTACTTGCTGAAACATTTAGGGAAGTGCTTTTAAATTCAAATCAAGAAGCTATGGTTAAGAGAGCTCAAAGTGCAAACTTTAAGCCATACTATAATGCACCAACACTTATAATAGTTTCAGGAGATAAGAATGCTGTAGCTCCAAAGGCTGATTGCGGTGCTGCTACTGAAAACTTGTTGATTGCTGCAGAAGCAATAGGAATAGGATCTTGCTGGCTTGGAAGCTCAGATTACATATTCAATTCACCAAAGGCTGCTGAGCTTAAAGAAAAATTAGGAATACCTGAAACACATGAACCATTATATTCAGCTATTTTTGGATATAAAGCTAATGATAATGCAAAAGCCGCTCCAAGAAAAGAAAATACAGTTAATTATATAAGATAA
- a CDS encoding elongation factor G, with translation MNKTIGLLAHVDAGKTTFAEQVLFTTNSIRNKGRVDYKNSFLDNHSIEKERGITIFSEQANFKYNGSKYYLLDTPGHIDFSPEMERALKVMDYAILIISAVEGIQAYTETLWHLLRMHNIPTFIFINKIDRVGSDLEKLMIEIRKQFTVDIMYVGELLRTKGLNEYQIEFIADRDENLLEAYFNGTYTVEGCVDSLRCSINQNKLFPIFSGSALQDIGINEFLDNLDYLTYTDYSEINEFSGRVYKVKYDERGNRISYIKATAGILNVKDQIKVSEEDEIVEKINQIRIYNGNKYITTDKVVAGEIFGVTGLTRFNAGDVIGEVGEKSTYDMVPTLKSKVIFDRMLNEKEVLSYFKILEDEDPSLSVVWDDILKEIQIHVMGTIQLEVLKKVVEERFKISIEFGPCEILYKETIQEVAIGYGHFEPLKHYAEVHIKLEPGERNQGVKFESLCHADDLTVGHQNLIKTHIFEKDHKGILVGAPITDIKISLLTGRAHNKHTSGGDFREATLRALRQGLEKAESRILEPYYRFRIEVQIEQMGRVISDMEKLSSQCEPPILEGEKVIIFGRGPVSKLMNYGMEFINISSGRGRISFIFDGYDLCHNEEEVIAKIAYDKKADIEYTSSSVFCSKGQSFIVDGSKAESYMHCLH, from the coding sequence GTGAATAAGACAATTGGACTACTAGCTCATGTTGATGCGGGAAAAACAACTTTTGCTGAGCAGGTATTATTTACGACTAATAGTATAAGGAATAAAGGAAGAGTGGATTATAAGAATTCCTTTTTAGACAATCATAGCATAGAGAAGGAAAGAGGTATAACCATATTTTCTGAACAAGCAAATTTTAAGTATAATGGATCAAAATATTATTTACTAGATACTCCAGGACACATAGATTTTTCTCCTGAAATGGAAAGAGCTTTAAAAGTCATGGATTACGCTATACTTATAATCAGTGCTGTGGAAGGAATCCAAGCCTATACAGAGACTTTGTGGCATTTGCTCAGAATGCATAATATACCAACATTTATATTCATAAATAAAATAGATAGGGTTGGTTCTGATTTAGAAAAATTGATGATTGAAATTAGAAAACAGTTTACAGTAGACATAATGTATGTTGGTGAACTACTGAGAACTAAAGGCTTAAATGAATACCAGATAGAATTTATTGCTGATAGAGATGAAAATCTACTGGAAGCTTACTTTAATGGAACATACACAGTTGAAGGGTGTGTAGATTCATTGAGGTGCTCAATAAATCAAAACAAGTTATTTCCGATATTTAGTGGATCTGCATTACAAGATATTGGAATTAATGAGTTTTTAGATAACTTAGACTACCTGACGTATACTGATTATTCTGAGATAAATGAGTTTAGCGGTAGAGTGTATAAAGTGAAATATGATGAAAGAGGGAACCGAATAAGTTATATTAAAGCTACAGCTGGTATTTTAAATGTAAAAGATCAAATTAAAGTCTCTGAAGAAGATGAGATAGTTGAAAAGATAAATCAAATAAGAATTTATAATGGAAATAAATATATAACAACTGATAAGGTTGTTGCGGGTGAAATATTTGGGGTTACAGGATTAACAAGATTTAATGCAGGTGATGTAATAGGAGAAGTTGGTGAAAAATCCACGTATGACATGGTTCCTACTCTTAAATCAAAGGTAATTTTTGATAGGATGCTAAATGAGAAAGAAGTATTAAGTTATTTTAAAATTCTTGAAGATGAAGATCCTTCTTTGAGTGTAGTATGGGATGATATTTTAAAAGAGATACAAATACATGTTATGGGGACTATTCAGCTAGAAGTATTAAAAAAAGTAGTAGAAGAGAGATTTAAAATATCTATAGAGTTTGGGCCTTGTGAAATTTTATATAAAGAAACTATCCAGGAAGTAGCTATTGGATATGGCCATTTTGAACCATTAAAGCATTATGCGGAAGTACACATAAAACTGGAACCGGGAGAAAGGAATCAAGGTGTAAAATTTGAAAGCTTATGTCATGCAGATGATTTGACAGTAGGCCATCAAAATTTAATAAAGACTCATATTTTTGAAAAAGATCATAAGGGAATACTTGTTGGGGCTCCGATTACTGACATAAAAATTTCATTGCTTACAGGACGTGCTCATAACAAGCATACTAGTGGAGGAGATTTTAGAGAAGCTACACTAAGAGCACTAAGGCAAGGACTTGAAAAAGCAGAAAGTAGAATACTTGAGCCTTATTATAGATTCAGAATTGAAGTTCAAATTGAACAAATGGGAAGAGTGATTTCTGATATGGAAAAGTTAAGTTCACAATGTGAGCCACCTATACTTGAGGGGGAGAAAGTAATTATATTTGGTAGAGGGCCTGTTTCTAAACTTATGAATTATGGAATGGAATTTATCAATATAAGCAGTGGAAGAGGGCGAATTAGCTTTATTTTTGATGGGTATGATCTCTGTCATAACGAAGAAGAAGTAATAGCTAAAATTGCATATGATAAAAAAGCTGATATAGAGTATACTTCTTCATCGGTATTTTGTTCCAAGGGACAGAGTTTCATAGTTGATGGAAGCAAAGCAGAGAGTTATATGCACTGCTTACACTAA
- a CDS encoding CarD family transcriptional regulator yields the protein MFKIGDKIIYPMQGAGIIDRVEEKEISQVKCNYFIINMVNNSMQVMIPQDKISTSGIRPISDEETLELVLQSFATNDAQSDDALNYKERYQTNLRKVKSGDLKEGSEVVRDLLLLNSKKPLNSSEKQMLNTAKKLLVGEISLIRNISEAEASNLINSVIA from the coding sequence TTGTTTAAAATTGGTGATAAAATTATTTATCCTATGCAAGGTGCAGGTATAATAGACAGAGTTGAAGAAAAAGAAATTTCTCAAGTCAAGTGTAATTATTTTATAATAAACATGGTAAATAATAGTATGCAGGTTATGATTCCTCAAGATAAAATATCAACTTCTGGTATAAGACCTATATCTGATGAGGAAACACTTGAACTAGTATTACAAAGCTTTGCTACAAATGATGCACAATCAGATGATGCTCTTAACTATAAAGAGAGATATCAAACAAATCTAAGAAAAGTTAAAAGTGGTGATCTGAAAGAAGGTTCTGAGGTAGTTCGTGATTTACTACTACTAAACAGTAAGAAGCCACTTAATTCTAGCGAAAAGCAAATGTTAAACACCGCAAAAAAGCTTTTAGTTGGAGAAATATCTTTAATAAGAAATATATCTGAAGCCGAGGCATCTAACTTAATTAATTCAGTCATAGCATAA
- a CDS encoding ACT domain-containing protein has translation MRSLITVIGKDKVGIIYEVTSVLKESNVNVLDITQTLLDGFFTMVMLADLSNATMDFSELKNALDTLGTNLDVSIRIQQEALFNSMHTI, from the coding sequence ATGAGATCACTAATAACTGTTATAGGAAAGGATAAAGTAGGAATAATATATGAGGTTACTTCTGTACTAAAAGAAAGTAATGTTAATGTTTTAGATATAACTCAAACTTTGCTTGATGGATTCTTCACTATGGTAATGCTTGCAGATCTTTCAAACGCAACTATGGACTTTTCAGAACTAAAGAACGCTTTAGATACTTTAGGCACTAACTTGGATGTATCAATAAGAATTCAACAAGAAGCTCTTTTCAACTCAATGCACACTATCTAA